The following DNA comes from Xiphias gladius isolate SHS-SW01 ecotype Sanya breed wild chromosome 10, ASM1685928v1, whole genome shotgun sequence.
CATGATTTGAGGTatgatttttgtcagtttttctgcacttttttttttttttttttacatgttttgtgtgatttttatgATGAACGtgatggtgtttgtttgttttttttgtttatattaaagaatgttcaaatcaaatgaatgaagcttttttttaatgatctgaTACGTCCGCCGGGCTCGTGTGTAACCTCAGGAGAGGTCACGTTTTCTTGTCGCTTCCGATTGGATCGGGTCACCTCTTGCGCCCCCGAGGCATCATCTCAGGTAACGCGTCCCTCCAGCGCCCCCTTGCCGCTCGCACCCCCCGCAGCACCACGGCCGCGCGGCTCATCTCGAAAGGGCGGGCTGAATGGCGGAGAACTGCGCCCCGGCTGTGCACGGACGATCCAGGGAAAGCGTCTAAAACCCCCGTCGGAGCTCCGAAGCCGTCCGCGCGTTTGCACAGGGCCCGGTAAGCCTCTTTCCCCCGCTGCTTCACAAAGCGGTCTTACCGGGGCTTTCACGCCGGGACCGTCTGCCTTCGCCTCCGTCGGTCCGCTACAGCCGTAGGTGTGCTCGTCACCTGAGCTGCTGAGTTCAGTGCAGGGCAGATCTCGCTGTTGTGTCTGCTCTCTCCGTTGCACGCCTTTAAGGTGGGAGGTCCCTGTTCCGCAAATGTTCCATGACGTGCAAATGGGGGGTTTGCAAGGGGTTCTCACGTCcgtgcacccccccccccccccccccctgcagcAGGCTATCCCCAGCGCATGGCAGCTGATCCCCCAaacgacaacaaaaacaacagagagatggCAGGATGCAGATCATGTGTGGATAAATGCACAGTGGAGGATCGGACATGTAGCACAGCTGCCAGTTTTCAGTGACAGCAGGCGattttggcacattttttaACGCATTCATTCCATTTTCAACCAGTGTTTGCTCAACAGCATTTTACAAACAACTCAATCTTAAAGCCTGTTCACATGTTAAAACTTGGTGATGGAAGGGCTGGCTGCAACGGGATATACTGACTTTGAAGTGTTGTATCATGAGGATTTTATCATATCAAGAcacaattaaaattttaattaaaagcaaacaaaaaagataaGTGAAGACTTTTATCTAATGCAGGGCTGCGatgacagtttgttttcagtacAGATTAATTgcacttgtttttctctccatgaATCAtccataaaatatcagaaaatagtatAAAATGTGATCTTCCAAATTTCCCAGCTATCCGAAGATGACGTGTTCAAAAAGCTTATTTTAGTCCAACCCGAAAATATGTGGTTTGATACCAAAGAAGACTTATCAGCTAATCTGCGTTTTATTTTCCTGATGAACCGTTTGGctgaaaatgtcagagaaatAGTGGAATGTGCTCCTCAAAGTTTCCCAGAGGAggagttttgttttgaaaaaaaacccccaccaaaatattgagtttactacaacagaagatgaagaaaaacagttcATCTTAACTGGAACTGGAGGAGCTGGATTGagtgaatgtatttatttatttattttggcatttttgcttaaaaagtgacctaaataattgattatcaaaacagttgccgattaattttctgttggtcGACCTATCATCCAATCAACTAATTGTCTCAGCTGCAGTCTAATGTCATACATGTTGTGGGAGTAGCGTTGGGGGAGAGCACATTGCATTTGAGTTTGCATTAGAAAATGTCATATTGTGATTAATGTGCACGTATGGGGAAGAACATGGCCAAACTGTTTAAACCTAAATGAAGGAAGCATTTTACGTCACAGACCCTGAGGAGACTCACCTTTTCTTAATGTACAGTTTCATGCCAACGCACACTGTGAGCGGCTCTATTCGAATGTGTATTAGTTGGAGAAGTGAAACCCGTAACACTGCGTGGTCAACGAGGATGGGGCCCATTTTCGCCGCTCGTTTCTGCAGCCTGGGTGCTGCTGTCAGTGGTAGTAATTATATATGTAGACAGGGACCGGGAGACTGTAACGGACGTCGGCACGGTCGCCATGGAAACACACAATCATGTCAGATTATTTTCAGGTGCTGCTGTGATAATGGCAAGAGTGCGCCTGGCTTGAGAGGCTGACTTAAAAGAGACGGATAAATGAAACGAGGGTTAATTGATGGAAGAAGTGAATCAGGGgaagtttctttcattttttttttttttttccagattaatTAATGATGCGTCGAGTGAGGTGAAGTGAGGGTTGGCAGGGAGATGCAAGGTTTACTGGGGTTCGCATCAGCCGTTTGTTCAGAGCGCAGTGCTCAGTGTCCACTGTGAGCGATATATCTCTGTCAGCCATATGACAGCCACTACAgccagcagagaggaaaaccTCATTCCTTCCATTCATAaacaccccccaccaccaccaccgccaacaccaccccaccccccaccccacccctgttgtcccctctgtctttccccCCTCCCATCTCTCTCACCACTAATAATATCATTAGAGGCCTGCTAGTAGTTTGGTGCATGTGCGGCATTCAATCACATGCAAATTCGTGGCAGATTTGAGCCGGTCAGCAGAGCCGCGGTGTAGCTTTAGATAGTGGAAATGCCAAGCAGTGTGGAACATCCCGGGGGACAGACCATTATATTTATAGAGACAAGCGACTTGACCTTCACTGCACATTGAGTATCAGCCATTTTAGTGCTGCTCCTCTAGATACTGAATCCAGCATAATGGATCTCAGCTGCAGTGCAGTTAGTTAGCTTCAACTTCGTCTTCGGTTTGTTAGACGCTTTATCTAATAATAGCTCTCTGCAATTCCATACCGTGGAGGGACTCCACAGTATTCGGTGCTTTTTAGGCACACAGCAAGTTGCAGTTTTCTAAAAGGAAATGCGCCGTCAAAGCTTGTCATTTTGGTGAGGTGAGGTTCAACTAGTAGTCCTTACGTAGGCTTAAAGCCTTTGTTCTGCTGTGTAGGCATTAGATTAAGAGTAAGACCTCTGTTAAATTTGCCTTAGGCATAGTACGCACACAGCTGGTGCAAGCCCAAAGCCAAGGACTCCTATTCATAGAGGCAGCCAGTTGTTCTCACCCAATGGCACAGAATGAAACTGAGGAGGATGGTCAAAGCAGGTGAAGTATTTATAGTCGGGTAAACTATATTGTGTTGAAAGGCCAAAGTTTCACAGAAATGACACTGAGTGGTCATAAATCACATTTGAAATCAGGGGGAAAGACCTTGTTTGCTGTGTCGAGGGGCGCAAATTAAGACTAGAGAAATGGATTTTGGCGAAACGGTTTATCAGCTTCTTTAGCAGGTATCCAGCCATCACTTATAACCAAAATTCAAGTGAAATTCAGTGGTCCGTCATGTGTTCTACCGGTAGCTAGTCCGGCTGGTGCTAAGGCAGACTGTTGAGCAAATCTAAGATCCAGATGTTTGGCGTGCAAAATCTGTATGTGTCTGCAAAGGAACCGCACCAATCCGATACATGTAGTAGAGTAGTACAAGGTAATTCAAGGTGCAAGTGGAAATAGTCAagaaaagtacctcaaaattgtacccAAAGACACtgtttgagtaaatgtactcacaGTAGCAGTAGCATTGGATTATCATTACTGGTGTTTTAAAGTTCAATTATGTCacatgaaagaagaaataacaaacTCTTACTCTCACAAATGGAATCTTGATTTCATCAGGAACAAAACACATCTAAGCACTCAGGGATGGTACCACAGGTTTCACAACCTTGCTATGATCACGGCGGCCAATGGCGGCAAATATGTAAACATTATTGTGTAACtgcattactgagtcagtttgccGACTTTCATGACTCTTCTCTACTTGTACAACTGTTGTACTACACTTCAGCATTTACCCTTTTCCTGTATTTGCAACTTGTGGCCACGGAGACTGGTGGTCGGCTGCGGGAACGCAGTCTCGCTTTAATACGTAAGCAGCAATTTGACGCAATAGAGGGTCCAAGCCTGTTTTAACAACTTTATACAATTTACTGTTGAGTAGTGGCAGCTGGTcgaataaatgaaataaatgaatgaaataataatataatatttctctctgaagtgTACCGGAGTACAAGTTTCAAAGCAGCACAATGTACCAATACTCaagcaaagtaaaagtaaatcaGTACTATTTTTAAGCACAGAATTTGAGTAGATGTATTAAGTGATCTCTGCTAGTTGCCCGCCCAGGTTCTTTTGACTGCTCTCCACGGAAATCACAGCAGAGGATGGCATAAAGTAgtgtaaataaatagaattgAGACTGCATAAACATGGCATTTACCAAAGATAAACTTCGGGGAATCTAGTTTATATTGCTACATTCATGGAATGAGGTAAGTAATCTCAATTCTAAATATAATAGagaattttattaatttacccAAGGTGAATTTCCAGTTGTAAATACAAGACATGAAAAACAGGGTCTTTGGAATTTGGTTAATAAAAATAGTGTCAACACACTatttgatttttggtgaaatCTTGTTCGGAGGAAGTATTTAGATGTTCCGAAAGTTGTTGCCTTAATGTAGATGCTCCGTGTAATAATAGCGCCAGAGTAATAAGAGAGTAATAGCACCATGTCACACTGAACTCATACATCTGATTCACAGGATGAGGTTTGCAGCTGCACATAATCTGCAGTATTGTCCTAGTTTTTTGCCGTGTTAATGACACCCTCATCACGACTCTCTCCATTCACAAAGCAAATCCTGTCGTGACGGGAAGAACTGGCTCTGAACAGGCTGTGGGCGTCTCAGAATTCGGAGAACATGTCTAATTTTTGCAGCATTCCTCACAGCCAGCCACATGCTGTCTTTCTCATTGAGTTCCTCTCAGTATACACACTGAATAGGACCAGGCTGTAGGAAATGTACATTCAGAGCTGCTGCACCATGTGATTAGTGTCTTTCAAAGTGCTTGTCACTTTTGCATCTCACCTCTGCTCTGCATATATTCACACACTGTCCAACAGATTTATATAGATAATAACTGTTAATGAATACGGGTACCTGAATGAATTTGGGTCTTCGCCCAGATCACATCAGTCCAGgctaaaataaatgactgaatctGGGGATGAATGGACCGCAGCTATCGGGAAAGGTGATGTTTAGCTCTTTGCATCATGAGATCCGACCCCCAGCTTTGTGTGTAGTGtgaggcagctgctgctgtgctttgAAACACAGCGAGAGAGGAAAAGCGTCCTTAAACGTGGGCTGTTGTGTAATCCCTCCCAGGGCCCCTTTGCTATTTTTGTGCCTGGGTCCGCACGTCACGGTTGGGTATTTTCTCTGGTGACTAGCTCGCATCAATAGATCTTCTAATGTACACCCAGTCAGCCAGCAGCTTCATGACTGATGGGACTTTACCTTgctaatttatttcattattgttacCCAGACACGAGGAGAATGGAGAAAAGGAGTATGCAGTATGAGGAATGTCACATGTGACTGTCGATATGGGACAGGGGACTATTCAAATGTCAGGTTTGTATGAGGATTATATTTGATATCTGAATGTCAGCTGCTGTATGAGCCGTGGCTTTTTTCCCATCTGACCGTGTGCTTTATGTCATTCTGATCACAGGGAGAGCTGCTGATTGATTCTGCATGCTAtgtgctgtgttgttgttaGTGTACCACAGAGGCTTTTACCATCCAGCCTCTGGGAAGCCGGTCATCTCCTTATGATATTTATGGATTTGTTGTCAGCCTGAGGCTTCATGCCTGTTCCCTTTAATGGCCAACTTAGCCTCTAATGATGTAATGCAGCGGCATAACGATGCTCTCCATAGCCGGCATTTGTTTGCTCATTGTCCTCTCTCGTGTGTGGAAATCAGTAAGGGATGTGCCCCAACAATGTCGGCTGTATCAAATAAATGTCTCGATAAAGTCATTTCTTCATCCATGCGGACATACTGTACCACAGTCAGCCCACAATTGCCCCGAAACACACCTACTGCCACCCACCTGCCTCCTGTCGTTGCACGTCATTGCTGCCGTGTCATATATTTTCGTATAGGTGAGTGCTTGTTGCCGGGAGCGAAAGAAATTTGCAGGGAAAGGTTTTGCCGGTATAGTCTTTGTACAAAAAGTCTGAATCTGCCGAGAGACTTGTCAGTGAGACTCTGGATGTGTCGGTTCTGTTCCCCCCTCTGTCGTGCTTAGTTCAAAGGTATGCATTGTTTCTGAGGGTCTTATCTCGCTGTCACTCTGCACCCATAttccccttccctcctctcatGGCTCACGGAGGATGGAAACTAAGCAGTGAGGTCAGACCGACCTTGAAAGGGAGCTCCCTACAAGGCCTCTGAATGTTGTTACCCCCAGGCACCCCACTTAGTTTACCTCTGTAAACCTCCCCGTTGAAACATGGACCATTCCAATCTGAGGCAGCCCCCACGCCATCGTTCACATACTATGCCTTcgttatttttttctctatcctgCTCTGGAAGAAGCCCTCAAATCTGCCTGAAAGCAGAGCTACTGAACCATAAACAGCCAAAAGCGGGAATGGGCATTCattaaaagagaagagaaaaaaaaaaaagaaaaaaaaaattaggggaGATTATCATCATTACAGCTGCTTTCAAGCGTCTCTCGGCATCTCGAGTCACCTTGGATTCATATCTTCTGGTTTATGCTGGAGGAGTGTGTGGCGTGctaacaaagaaagagagggagggagagaaagagagtgagagtcGGAGGATGTCCTAATTAAGGGGAACTCAGAGGGTTTGAACCAGATAATCTTACATAACCTCGTTAGGGAGGACACAGCATTTGATACTGAGAAGATGGAAACGACGTGCCCTCAGAGACCCATCCCCTTGGTATGAGACGAAAAGTGTAGTGGCAAAACCAATTCACTTTAACCACGGGGGTCGATGATGTCTCCTGTTGGAGTCCGGCGTGTGTAGGTATAGTACAGTATGTGGTCTTGTGCAGCTCAGTGTGGAGACGATGCCACTAGTACCTCGGACAGGTACCTCGGACCTCAGACAGGTTAAAGGGGTTTGAATCCCACGAGAGGCAAAGAGCCTGAACTTGTTATATGATATGATACCGGCAATGGATACAACAGTTGCTGATACATTGGaggaatattttgtttttttaaatagatatcACATCAGAAGGGTAGGTAGACTTGTCACACTTCACTGTCTACGCTCTAACCGTGTATGTGTTTTGGCATGCATCAAGACACATACCATActtcaaataatcatttttttgtttttgtttttctgacattatgTCTCCTGTCCTCTTTCCTTTAAAGGAATTTATATGAgcagatcattttcattttttggcacGCAGACCTCCAGTGAAGTTTAGATTTTTGCTAATACTGCGAAAAGGCCCATCTAGGGACAGGGGTTGCAAGTCAGCTTTGGCCCAGGTTCATGCTAGAGGCCTGTCTCTGTACAAATTAACATATAAATGTAGATTAATGTTTACGGAAAGCCAACAAGTGAAATAGAAGGTGGAAAGTTAAATCTGGGATATAGAATGGAAAAAAGTACATTGGCGGTGTACTTTGTTCCCTATTTTTCACAGCTAAGCATATGCCAAACACTTGTAGCAGACACCAACAATGCAAAGTTTTCTAGATTATATCCCTACATTCCCCctcagaaaacagttttaaatgctTATCATTTATTAACTCATATACAGACATTCGTACTTAAAATggcaaataatttaataaaagtgaTAATTCACATTAAGTAAAAGGAGTTGATTTTGAGATTGTTAAAGCATGCTGGAAGGAGACGGAGTTGTGATGATGGATTAGATTCCTATGTGATTTCCATTCAGCTCACACACAACACCACACTCAaagcatacatatacatatatgtacagcCATTGATGACAAACATAATACAGTATTGACATGTACCTTAAGcgcacctacacacacacacacacacgcacacctacACACCTAGCCATGTCCACAGGACTTCAGCAAAACTGGGGTATCTGCCAGGGTTGACACGAGGTACCTTTGGTTATTTGGAAGCTGGTAAATagacagattttttcttttccattcctGCTGTGGTGCAGCTCACGATGAATTTTATACTCACTACTATTTATCTGGAGGACTTTAGGGAAACCGCCTTGAATAGGTCTCACTCTCCATGAGTGGATTTGCACTCAGTACTTTTTTGTGCTCAAGAACTGATTGTTGAGGGTTTAACTTTCTTCCAATTTTTCATCTTGGTAACCTTCTTATGCATATGCTCCCAGTGTAGATTATTGCTGTTCACCCATCCGAATTTGAATTGTCTAATTTTCAATTCTGTCTTATTTCTTTCAGATGACCCTTCCCTGCAATCAATTCACATGTATGTTAATATCACTACAGTTACATAACAGATATTGTCCTTGAAAATCGATCCCAAAGAAAGTGACCTTGGATTCATGGAGTCACTTGAAACTAATGCAGGGGTGAAAAGCTCCACAGAGGGTCGGGACAGAAATGTTgcacagaaaaaatgtacatcAGAGGCTGCACAGACAAGGAGGACTCCATCAGTCGAACTGGAAGGCAAGGGGTGGCACCAACAGATGCAAGAAGGTCAGAGCGGAGACACATGTGGTTTCAAAGAAATGTCTGACTCAGGGAAATCACTACAATTAAAAGATCAGCTCTCCCAAACTCAGTCCACAAGCCATCCAGACTATGAGGTGTCTTCATATCCGCTACAGTCCACAAAACCATTTCCCATTGGCAGACAGAAAGCTGTAGGTCACTTAGTTTCTGCACAGTCCCCAGGACCTGCATCTCACAGGAAGTCCCCCAGTTCACCTGAAGTTCAGTGTTCCCATTCAGGGATGGATCAGCTGTCAGAGACTGTCTGTAAGGTGGAACAGAGACCACAAAAGCCTGGGAAGTATGTTTGTGATTACTGTGGAAGGGCATGTGCCAAACCCAGCGTGCTTAAGAAACATATTCGCTCACATACCGGGGAACGGCCCTATCCCTGTGTCCCCTGCGGATTCTCCTTCAAAACCAAGAGCAAtttatacaaacacagaaagtcCCACGCTCACTCGGTCAAAGCTGGAACAGTGCCATCCTCAGAACTTGGTTCTTACAATGCCAGTACAGACCAGGGGTCTTTTGAAGGGGAAGGAGAGTTATTCTCTGATGCTGAGCAAAGCACGGACACGGACGAGGACACTCTTAATgacccgctgctgctgctggactctCCAGTGGAGGGATCAGATAACACTGCTGTAAAAGTACTAAATCTCATTGCTCAGAAAAAGGGAGCCACGTCGATGTCAGCTCAGGATGGTTCATCCCAACCCCAAGAAATCAATGCACCTCCTGCCGCTGCTGAGGCTAACCGTGCAATTCAATCTTGCACGATCAAACAGAGGCTTGCACTTCGCCTGTCTGAAAAAAGAAGCAGTGACTCTGACCACAATCTGTCCCTTCCAAGTCAGTCTAGCAAGGGCAGCACGGACTCCGGCTACTTTTCGCGCTCAGAAAGTGCAGAGCACCAGACTGGTCCTCCAAACACCAACGCAAAGTCCTATCAAGAAATCATGTTTGGGAAATGTTACAGGCCAAGCCCTAAACAGACAACAGCTTTTGTGGCCCGCAGCACAGAGTCAAGTGAATATACCGGGAAACGCTCAGAAAGAGGTGTTTCCCGGGTTTTCACCCAGGAGAAAGATACTGTTGAGtcaatcaaaataaacacaaaatcattcGCGAGGGAGGAAGTAAAAGAAACCCAGATAGACACTGGCTCTGATGTGGGGCCTCTGATCAGGAGCAACTCAATGCCAACGTCCTCAGCAGTGTGTCTGACCATGCCTCAAGCTCTCAGAGGCAGCCACTCATTTGATGAGAGAACAAGCACCGGGGGCATGAGGAGACTCAGGCGGCAAGCTGCTTTTGAACTCTCCGCACATGATGGGCATGCAGATACTGACAGCCATGGAAAGATGAGCGAGTGTGGCATTTCACCCTCAGgattggaaatggaaaattacCCCTCTATGGCGTCTAATATGAGCCATCAGAAACATGCAATGGAATTGGCAACCCGGAAGCGtaggaaagagaagagggaagaggaggatttGCCTGGTCTGTATGAGGGCCATCATGAACAGTGTGAAGAAATGTTTGACTCGAGCAAGGACTATGACTCCAAACAAGCTGCAGTGGGCATTACGTCTTTAGGGAAAGGACATTCTTCAATTATGCTAACACAGATGGACAGGTGTGACATGGACATATCAGTTAGCCCTGAAATTTCTGGTCGAAAAAACTTAGGGAATGTAATTTCAGTTATTCAGCATACAAACTCGATAAACAGGCCTCACGCTGAACAGTCAGAATCCTACAGGTATCACAGGCAGAGACAGGAAAGTATTTCTTCATATCAAGCTATGGAGGCAAGTGAATCGTATGAGATGGAAAGGAGTGATAGTAGACTAAAGCAGTCATTTCAAATGGGCCCCAAACTTGTGCGGCAGCCCAACATACAAGTCCCAGAGATTAGGGTCACGGTTGAACCTGACAGTCCAGAAAAGGCTCCAGAGGTGCAGGTGAAGGAGCCAGAGAAGCATGTGGAGGAGTTTCAGTGGCCTCAAAGAAGTGAAACTTTAGCACAATTCCCTCCAGAAAAACTCCCTCCAAAGAAGAAACGGCTACGCTTAGCTGATATTGAGCACTCCTCTGGTGAATCTAGTTTTGAGTCTGCCTGCACAAGTCTCTCCCGCAGTCCGAGCCAAGACAGCAACTTATCTTACAGCTCCACCTTCTCCTTTGACAGGGAGGAGAGCCTGAAGTCAGGCTCTCCAGCCAGGCAGGATGAATTTGGCAAACCGCTAGAGCTCTTAGCTGTGCCAGGGAGTGGGCACTCCCTCTCTGTGCTCAACCAGCGTCAACAACATGAAATGAGACGCTCCTCCTCAGAGCAGGCGCCATGTAACTTGCGCAAGGAGTTCCCAGAGGTACGCAGCATATCATTTGACTACGGCAGTCTTTCTCCAACATCCAAAGTTAGACACGTGGACATCAGCGCTGGCCACTCCGctgtgaaagagagaaggaggggaaacCTGGTGCGACAGGAGTCATTGAATATGGACACTGAAGTAACACAAGTACCATCACAAGTGTTTCCGCAGTACCTCAGCAGCACCTCTCCTCCATTCACAGCACTTGCTGCTCTTCCACAGACTTTGCCAATATTTTCCACTGGGAATACATTTCCGCAGCTGTCACATCCAAGCCTGTTAGTTCCTGTAAGAATACAGACTCATGTGCCATCCTATGGCAGTATCACATACACCTCAGTATCACAGATTTTTGACAATCAGTATGAGAGTGTTAGCTCCACCACAGCCACCTCTCAACATCAAACTTCACGTTTGTCTGGAAATCTTGATTCTCATAATGTATTAGCTTACACCAGACCACCTTCAACGCACACCCTCAATGTTGAAGCCCTTGATTTGTCATCAGCTAAGCTCAAGACAGgcatccctctttctctgacCTCTAGAACCATATCAACCACTAATGCCTCCAGCGGTGGCGCGAACAAACGGATGCTATCCCCAGCCAGCAGCCTAGACCTTTTCATGGAGGTCAAGCAGCAAAAACGTGTTAAAGAGGAAAGAATGTTTGGGCAGAttgtggaggagctgagtgCTGTGGAGTTGGGAAAATGTAATCTTAGTGAAGAGAAGGGACACAGGTCAGAGATGCAGGGTGCATCCACACCTGACTCACGTAGGAGTAAATTTATCGCACTTCAGCAAAAAGTGACAGAGGCCACTGACCATGGCGTTGAGTCTGCTATGGAAAGTAGCTCCTTGGAAACCAGCTCGCCTCCCTACTCCATGACATCACTTAGAGAAGCGAAAGACATTGGCATGGAGAAACAAGTGCAGATGGATGTGGTGGCACAGCTGGTTACCAGTCAAGACACCCTGATCCCAGATAATGAGCATTCAAGACTGTTATCTCAGTTTCCAAGTCTTCGCACGACGACAGGTGTGAGCTGGTGTTACCTCAACTACACCAAGCCAAGCTCCTCTCACAGCAACTCCCCTTTATCCTCCATGTACACCACCTGGTCTGTAAGTTCCCACAACCCAAACCCTCTTGAACTGAGCACTAGTGCTgctctggctctgctgcagTCCAAGCAGAGGGGAGACAAGGTTATATACACTGTGGCTGCCATGTGTCAGCCTGGCACGGGGAAACTGGTTTCATCCCTAATCCTGTGGAGGCAGACCATGGAACAGGTGAGAAAATGATCCCATCTCTGTATTGTTTCTAAAGCATATTACTgctgtaaacattaaaaaaacaaaaaaaaaactatttggtCTGGACCTTAAGAGTAAAAACCCTTTTATGACCTAGTAAGGGGTCATGACAATATCACCATTGTCTATAAGAAAATCTATTTATAAGGCAAATACTTACACTCAAGCTGCACTGGGCATCTTTCCACTTTGGTAGCTCCACTTGTTAGTAAGTGATAACCATTAGGAATGGACAAAGTTTTAAGGATCATATTACCCAGAATTTGGCAAACTGCACACTTCTAATCTTTTGGCGGAAGGTTCAATCACCATTGGCAAGTT
Coding sequences within:
- the LOC120795396 gene encoding uncharacterized protein LOC120795396 — protein: MGPILVDHAVLRVSLLQLIHIRIEPLTVCVGMKLYIKKSCHALGIACCRGGGGGGCTDVRTPCKPPICTSWNICGTGTSHLKGVQRREQTQQRDLPCTELSSSGDEHTYGCSGPTEAKADGPGVKAPVRPLCEAAGERGLPGPVQTRGRLRSSDGGFRRFPWIVRAQPGRSSPPFSPPFRDEPRGRGAAGGASGKGALEGRVT
- the hivep2b gene encoding transcription factor HIVEP2 → MESLETNAGVKSSTEGRDRNVAQKKCTSEAAQTRRTPSVELEGKGWHQQMQEGQSGDTCGFKEMSDSGKSLQLKDQLSQTQSTSHPDYEVSSYPLQSTKPFPIGRQKAVGHLVSAQSPGPASHRKSPSSPEVQCSHSGMDQLSETVCKVEQRPQKPGKYVCDYCGRACAKPSVLKKHIRSHTGERPYPCVPCGFSFKTKSNLYKHRKSHAHSVKAGTVPSSELGSYNASTDQGSFEGEGELFSDAEQSTDTDEDTLNDPLLLLDSPVEGSDNTAVKVLNLIAQKKGATSMSAQDGSSQPQEINAPPAAAEANRAIQSCTIKQRLALRLSEKRSSDSDHNLSLPSQSSKGSTDSGYFSRSESAEHQTGPPNTNAKSYQEIMFGKCYRPSPKQTTAFVARSTESSEYTGKRSERGVSRVFTQEKDTVESIKINTKSFAREEVKETQIDTGSDVGPLIRSNSMPTSSAVCLTMPQALRGSHSFDERTSTGGMRRLRRQAAFELSAHDGHADTDSHGKMSECGISPSGLEMENYPSMASNMSHQKHAMELATRKRRKEKREEEDLPGLYEGHHEQCEEMFDSSKDYDSKQAAVGITSLGKGHSSIMLTQMDRCDMDISVSPEISGRKNLGNVISVIQHTNSINRPHAEQSESYRYHRQRQESISSYQAMEASESYEMERSDSRLKQSFQMGPKLVRQPNIQVPEIRVTVEPDSPEKAPEVQVKEPEKHVEEFQWPQRSETLAQFPPEKLPPKKKRLRLADIEHSSGESSFESACTSLSRSPSQDSNLSYSSTFSFDREESLKSGSPARQDEFGKPLELLAVPGSGHSLSVLNQRQQHEMRRSSSEQAPCNLRKEFPEVRSISFDYGSLSPTSKVRHVDISAGHSAVKERRRGNLVRQESLNMDTEVTQVPSQVFPQYLSSTSPPFTALAALPQTLPIFSTGNTFPQLSHPSLLVPVRIQTHVPSYGSITYTSVSQIFDNQYESVSSTTATSQHQTSRLSGNLDSHNVLAYTRPPSTHTLNVEALDLSSAKLKTGIPLSLTSRTISTTNASSGGANKRMLSPASSLDLFMEVKQQKRVKEERMFGQIVEELSAVELGKCNLSEEKGHRSEMQGASTPDSRRSKFIALQQKVTEATDHGVESAMESSSLETSSPPYSMTSLREAKDIGMEKQVQMDVVAQLVTSQDTLIPDNEHSRLLSQFPSLRTTTGVSWCYLNYTKPSSSHSNSPLSSMYTTWSVSSHNPNPLELSTSAALALLQSKQRGDKVIYTVAAMCQPGTGKLVSSLILWRQTMEQLQRKPEPKEVDITYGKKVKDISCRVKTAKEEWKEREATTTQTAPTRVKIFEGGYKSNEDYVYVRGRGRGKYICEECGIRCKKPSMLKKHIRTHTDVRPYICRVCNFAFKTKGNLTKHMKSKAHMKKCLELGVSVTMDETEIQEHVDDSQQESKTEVAVTTKHQFSDAEESDGMDEEADEIDEDDDEDEEYEGDSTPKMRSRSTSPQPCGVTSLSVTATAAIHGCSLVSLPGTDIRQQPSGRWTGSDHRPVLATDQREKSVDEDSLTMLSPDQASFLFDPYSSCLLSPGWESPIREPSPSRLRYPSPRRELSPRGRSSPRWDTSPLRPSSPSFTPIQHLSPVSIERPMSPGSELAGKRESSVRGRQRVVLRAVSPRRGSHQHKGSGDKTRHQAKMEMAQQQGSFEMEMDQRSSLASALPGAASSHHQNILSHLPLHSQQQSHSLLPIVPVGGLQMLHSPPSSSTDAPPSSAPSPQSSESQHCSSREGSVYGPEMGGQDIRGQNQHSSHQAAQEKSLNPSVRDSRQEENVQTCLKAIASLKITTEDPH